Part of the Acomys russatus chromosome 19, mAcoRus1.1, whole genome shotgun sequence genome, TGTTTAAGTTCTCTTTCGACAGTGTGCTGACAGATGCCATCTTGTTTAGAGAGACTGAAAGCTTGGATTTTGCTGGCTCTTTTAGGCCTCAAACAATTAGGTACTGTAATATATATCAGTCTAGGAatatccctcccacctctctctctcaataattAAATTGAAAACACTGATAGGCACCCACAAACCAACTTGGGTTTTCTGTCTCATGTTTTCCTGTGtctataataaaaatggccattagGCAACGGAAGCCTCCCTCTGCCACAGCTCAGCACCTTTGCTTCAGGTGCTGAATGGAAAAATTTCCAAACTGGTAATTTTAGGCTCCAATATGTCCTTTGTCATTAAGATATGAAAATGGTAAAATGCTGTATGACTATACTGCTTCATGTTTACAGAGAAGGGTGttgaacagtttttaaaagttattggcAATTTGTATTCATTCTTTGAAAAGTTGTTCGATTCATTGCCACCTTGACAGTTTTGTTCTCTTTGCATTTAGGTTCTGCATTGCTTTATAAATTCTGGATATTAGGTATTTTTTGTCTGAACCACAGTTGATAAAGATTAACTACCATTTCGGGGGGGGGGTATCTGTGTGCTCTGCTGACAGTGTACTGTGCTGTACAGAAAAGTTTTAATTTCACTTACTGCAATCGGTTTATATTGGGGTCAAATTCTTGTTTTACTGTCATCAtagttctgtttagaaagttctGGTATACCACCAAAGTCTTAAAGAGTATTCCTtacatttcttctattttaaggTTCTAcctatttgatttatttaattttttgagacagattgccccccccccaaatagcactggctgtcctggaactcactatatagaccaggctgccctcaaattcttAAAGATCcaagtgtctctgcctctccagtgtgtAGAAACTAAAGACATGTGCAACCACACACAGACTTGTTTCGGTTTTTAATTCAGGTGTTTGATCCACTTCACATAGAAAGCTTAGCTACAGAAGTGAGACGAAAGAATGGCGTAAGGAAAAGAGGCGTGAGAGGCAGCAACTGATCAAGGATGACGTTGGTGAAGGGCGAGAGATGGGAGGTAATTACGTAAATACAGTACCCATACACAAAATTCTTAAAAGCTGAGTGTGTCTATGTgactagaataaaaaaaaaaatcagaagtgagAGAAACTAAGCAAATAGATTGTAAGTGGGAATTAAGTATAATTGTTGGCAACGATaggccatatgaccaatgttcagccatcttgtccaagtctgcacctttaagtctctgtctttcccagagcttacctttcaccagaaactagctgaccctgttgtgagtcagcagctaaagacagatagggatggagtgACCCTGctgtgagtcaacagttagactaaagctagatgaagaaaaagcaagatgccctgtgtggcaggacattatgaccctgcctggaattcccaaTGTTTTGAGAAAAACCCGCAACTGCGTTGCTATAGCgacatgcttccctgccttctgaatcataaaagctgctgcctgactaataaagttgagagcttgatcagtcagacttgctctccttccttgtgtcttgcatttctcaacaggtgacctccctcccgagttttagtcgaaccctgcaGGTTGGGGCATATAATAGGGTATAGCAGTAAAATGGAGATCAAGAGATATGTTGGGGAAGagtaaatcaaaatgaaatatgtaaaatagcttacatggaagcaaaacattgtatatactAATTAAAAGtaagaggatatatatatatatatatatatatatatatatatatatatatatataatttttcattgttttacttttaatttaatttttgattttagtATAGCCCCATCACTGTTTCTCTATCCTTCActtctttcctgtcctctctgccccTCACTTCTTCCTCAGATGAGATCAACTGCTCTTTCTTgccccttcagaaaagggcaggccttccGGGGCTGTCCACCCAAACACAGCGTAAAAATATCTGATAAGACTAGTCACAAACCCTCatattaattacatatatatctatatgtagatatatatagatatgtgtgtgtgtgtttgtatatgcacatgtgttcatgtgaaCACTTGCACACTTCTCTTAGTTTGCTGGAGTGCAATTACCTGTTTTGTGTCTTTTCGTGGGTGTAGTTAACCCTCTTAATTAGAGTTTTCCTCCTAGAACTTTCTGTAGGGGAGGATTTgtgaatattatttaaatttgacgTTATCTTTAAGTATCTGGCTATTTCTTTCTATAGTGACTGAAAGTTTCACTGGTATGGAGTTCTGGGCTGgaatctgtggtttcttagaacCTGCAGAacatctctctgtttccttctggaTTTGGTTGTCTTCATTTAGAAGTTGGGTATAATTCCAATAGGTACAAGTTTATAtcttacttggcctttttcccttgaagATTTTAGTATTCTTTGTTTATTGTCGATGGTTGgaattttgattattatatgctGAAGGGACTTTTTTTTCTGGTCCCACTTCTttagtgttctgtatgcctcttctACTTTTATAGACATCTTTTTCTATAGATTaatattctatgattttgttgaaaatattttctgagcattTCAGCCGTGTTCttattcttacatattttaaatatttttgtcattgGTCTTTTCATACTGACCCAGATTTCCTggctgttttgtgtcaggaatgttttagatttaacattttctttgactgatgtagcTCTTTCTTTATTGTATCTTTAACACCTGAGATCTTCAATTCCATGTCATTTGTTATGTGGGACATGCATGCTTCTGTATTTCctgttcatttaattttttcattttcagaatttcccgtttttgttttattttattgcttctaTATCCATTCTAaggttttatacattttcttgatctctctctctctctcccccctcctctctctctctctctctctctctctctctctctttctctctctctctctctctctctgtgtgtgtgtgtgtttgtgtgcatgtgtggttgtTGTGGCTTACTTGGAATTCTTTAAGGGGCTTTTCtatttccttcaatttttttgtctttttttttttttttttttttttgctttttcaagagagagtttcagctttgcctgtcctggacttgctctgtagaccaggctggccttgaacctctaggtttgtttttgtttgtcactGGCCTCTCTTTGCCCACCAAGGCTTCGAGAACTCCCAACCCCGAGTACCTATACCGGATTGAGACGGTCCGCGAGAGAAGACCCCTTGGCATGTTGAAAGCTATTAGTGTATCTAAAACAGTGGAAGCTCATTGTGGCCAGAAGCACATGACAGACTGACCAGCAGTAAAGACCCAGGCAATCCAGAAGCCCGTGAGGGCCGAAAGGCTGCCTGATTTGTATCCAGGCTCAAGGCATTCTGGGAGCCCCTCCTTCCCCAGAGTAAATGACTAATCGCAAATGGCCATGGTACAGGAGTGGAGTGAAAGAGCAAACATTTATTTCGTGAACCAGgaacattataaaccttgggcagtgggtgGGGTTTCAGGGGTGAGCGTGattgatttgctggggctagaaGTACCAGGGATACTTTATCTCCGTGCAACAAACAGCTCTATCATAAGACAtggaaagcagtacttaattatcctatggttGGGAAAGAACTCCAGGAACGGTGAAAGATAACTGGTTGagagccaagacaccaagacggCTTATTAGCCTAGGGTTGGTATCTCCAGGAACCCCCAGGTGTTTGCTGAATGAGTTTCTTATCAGAAAACGATTGGGCTTGTCATCTCTCTGAGGGCTATGCGATGTTCCTTGGAGgttctggggttccccagatAATGCAGAAAGGGAACCccgctgagaaagggagtccatctCCTTAAACttagctcagaggctatctggaaattCCAGACTACCTTAATAGCTGGGTCCCACAGTGGAGCTTTGCTTAGGATTTTACACTGTCACCAGGAATTCCATTTTTACACCCCTATgcaccagaaagaaaataaactgacagcattaaaaatagaaatataagcaACTTTATATCCTCTTTTATAAATTAGGGATCCTTTCACCTGCCCGTCATCTAATATTACAGTTCTTGGTATCTTTCCTAAATCTTATAACAAAGTTATACCTATTTGCATATAGACATGTAGACATTATAGGAATGGATCTGCATATGAAGGAAACATGcgatttattttttataagtttgGGTGACCTGTCTTGATATTATCtattatcaatcaatcaattttaTGATTCTGACTTTCATTGTAGTTGAATTATAGTAATCTctctctatatacacatatatatgaaaaattaatatgttttatcTGTTTATGAATATGTAGGAGGGCCCCATTTCTTTGCTTcaatgaatagagcagcaatgattTTTGATGTGCAAACATCTCTGTGGTACCATATGGAGTTCTCTGGACATAGGCCACAAAGTGGAACAGCGGGGTCAAACAGGAGttccatttttaactttttgggaAACCAAAAACACTGATTTCTGTAATGgctgcattaatttttttaaaagcacttttgaCGAAGATGCCAAACCAGATAAATGGAGAACAGTAAAAAAAGGAATTTACAGTCAAATATCCCtggtgataaaaacaaaacaaaacaaaacaaacaaacaaaaaaaaaccccaaaaaacaaacaaacaaacaaacaaaaaaaacctctcaatGAAGCAGAAGCAATCACAATTCAAAATCATGTCAAAGCCATCATTCATTTTGAATAGATTCCTATACAAGATGAAAGATATTAATCCTATTTTTCAATGTGATGGGACAAGGGTTCCCCAAAGAACACATTTGTGGCCAGTTATGGTATCAGTTTCCCTTGTAGTTATAATATAGGACCCACAAGTGAAATTGCAAAGCAGCCAAGCTGCCCTGACAGAATGAAAACAACAAGAAGGTCAGTTTTATTGACAGATTTTTGATGCCTTCTTTGTACATCAGGTGTGGGAAGAGAAGACTTTCAAGCTCCAAGTTAAAGATTggaatgggacacacacacacacacacacacacacacacacacacacacacacacacacattatcagtTCATGTAGGGTGCTGATTCAACCATCTGACAAATTCTCAAGATCATTTTGactaatcttaaaaagaagaatgcTACTACtgatttaattttctgtgttGAACTTTTGGGGAAGAGTGTGAGTTAATAACTAGGCACCAAGCAGAACAtgtcatttaaataattaaaataagattaaCAGGTTTTATTCCTTATCCAGACCAAACTGAGTCTGGGCATGACAGAGTAATGATTCATAAGAACAAAAGGTCCAAACGAGGGAAAGCACAGAGAAGTGAGGTGAGTGATGTTCACCAGCCACCTAGTGTGAGTATACAAAAGAGAAATGCAGCCTCTTAAGATGGAGGAGAGAGTATAAAAAGCCAGAAAGGTAGACACCAAGGTCAGGATGTTCTTTGTGGCTCTGGATTCAGGGGAGTTTCTGCTGGAAACATGAGTGTTGTGGATGTGTTGGACCCTCTGTTTGTGTCTATATAGAATGACAATCATGGAGCTGCTGGACCAGGAAATGACCACAGAAAAGAAGATCTCAGGACATAATACCAAGACTGCGTAGAGTAAGCCGTTGAGTTCATCATATCCTCCAATGAAGCAATACCCAAAGTCTTGGTTTCCTGTCAGGTTTTTGTTATGTCTTTTGAGCAATGTGTatgcacaaaaaaagaaattaaccaaCAGGTATAAGAACCAGAGGGAAAAAATGTAGCATCCAATGTACTTGGCAtctttgagtttttgatccttaCAACAGGATTCCTTGCGTCTGATGGTGAAGGCCTGAAAGACACTCAAAAGGCAGGTGGTGCTGATGGACACGCTTCGTGCGACTCTTTCAATGTACAAAACCAATCTGCACCCAATCTCATTTAAAAACTTCTTCAACCCCAAAGCTGCCATTGTGTGGGGCACTCCTGTAGAGAGAACTACCAAGGCATTGGCTGCCATTAGGTTTACGAAAATCAAATCTCTGGGCTTTAATATACGTTCTCCACAGTGGAAGAGATAGTaggaaataagagagaaattTCCCAGAACTCCAGCTGTAGTTTGtgataagaaaatgatttttattgtcAGATTCCAAAAGTCCATTCTGTGGTTGGGCATGATTCTCTTTACACTGTGGCTACACGCATTTTTGTGATCCTGTTCAAAATGAGGGAAACATATTAGTAATACAAAGAGCTACTGAGAGGCTAAATCAGAAAGATCCTTAGAGCTCAGGGATACAATACCAGCATAGACTACATAACAAGGCTTTCTTGAAATTTCTGAAAGCAGAAATTATTACTTTAATGTATACCATTGTAAGTTTGCTGAGGCCTCAGGACACACATGGAGATGTGAGATATGACCTCATAGTCGTAGAATATGCACCACAATGAGCAAAGTTATTTGGTCTGTGAGaagcaataaaaagagaaagccagtacTAAGAAGTGTAACCCAAGACTGTATGAACATACTGGTATTTTCTAGCCATAtcataaaaaaagaacattttaatgaTTAATGCAAAACACAAGTATATCAATTGTTAAGGAATATCTCATTGGATATTAAGTTGTGAGCAATCAAAAACTTAGAATGCCATTCAGAATATATTTATGGCCATAGATAGgaaaattttattaaaagcaaaatatgtaTTCAGATGATGGTTCAAATGACAACATATATTGTATTAGGAGCTGCTAACTTTTATGCAAAATCACACCACATAGACACGTATGTATTTGTGGGTCTTGTTATAAATGTCTTGTGACATCCAGTGTGATGAAATCTCACAGAACCCTCAACAGAATAAAGATAGGTAAAGTCAGCTAAAATATTAAGGAGGAGGACAAAAATATCATTAATGATGGCTACTGGGCAAATATTGAATGAATAATCATGCACCACTCAAAAGACTAGAGTGGAAGCAGTAAGAAAGAAGGCAGTGATGTAGGCAGCCCATCAGTGCAGAGCAGTGGGAGAAAATGCTTAGGACACCACACTTCATTCCTACACAAGAAGTTGTCAGGAGAGACCCACTTGCAGCTGTGAATCATTACCAGGATGAACCAATAAACACCAGTGAGGAAAATGTCACTCTATACAGTCAACAGTTATGCCAGGACAGTCAGCTGGCCAATCAAGAACTGGAATAGAGTTCACAGCGAAGCATGGAAcgtgaagaaattaaaacaacacagGGAAATGAACTTAGGAGACCTTAGGAACTACCACATAGGTAGAGTCTCCTTTTTCTCATACACTGGCTCAGTAGAAAGTGTTCTATTAAGTGAGATAAAGTACCTttaaatacaggcagtaaactttaaacccctacccagatctagccaatggtcagaacattctccacacttgagtggagagtgggatatgactttctcatgtactttggtgcctcacatttgaccatgtcccctggagggggagacctgatggcactcagaggaaggacagcaggttaccaagaagagacttgataccctatgagcatatacagagggaggtaatccccctcaagaacagtcataggggaggggaataatgggaaaatggaagggagggaagaatgagaggacacaagggatgagataaccattgagatgtaacaagaataaattaataataaaaaatttaaaaaaagatcagaGTGTATTTTCTATCTCAATATGCTAtagcttataattttaaaaatgtacgaTTATGTGGGAGGGAGCTGGTGTTGAAACCACAAAACTAAAATGTGGTTCATTGGAGGGTTCAAAAGAGCATCCATGAGGGAGTCTTCTGAAGGTCACACAACATATGGTAATAGAATAGgagaaatgtcctgtccattggctagatctgggtaggggtttgaggtttatggcctgtattgtccttggctggtgccatagtttgagcgggacccctgggcccaaatctgcctatcataatgttcttcttgtaggtttctaggaccctctggatccttctatttgctattctcccatgcttctctcatctagagtcccaataggatgtccttccctctgtcccagatgataggcagatttgggcccaggggtcccactcaaactatggcatcagccaaggacaatacagggcataaacttcaaacccctacccagatctagccaatggacaggacattctccacagttgagtggagagtggggtatgactttcacacgtactctggtgcctcatatttgaccatgtcccctggagggggagacctggtggtacttagaggaaggatagcaggctaccaagaagagactcgatactctatgagcatataaagggggaggaagtccccctcaggcacagtcataaggcaggggagtaaggggaaaatgggagggagggaagaatgggaggatacaagggatggaataaccattgagatgtaacaagaataaattaactaaaa contains:
- the LOC127203070 gene encoding vomeronasal type-1 receptor 4-like; protein product: MPNHRMDFWNLTIKIIFLSQTTAGVLGNFSLISYYLFHCGERILKPRDLIFVNLMAANALVVLSTGVPHTMAALGLKKFLNEIGCRLVLYIERVARSVSISTTCLLSVFQAFTIRRKESCCKDQKLKDAKYIGCYIFSLWFLYLLVNFFFCAYTLLKRHNKNLTGNQDFGYCFIGGYDELNGLLYAVLVLCPEIFFSVVISWSSSSMIVILYRHKQRVQHIHNTHVSSRNSPESRATKNILTLVSTFLAFYTLSSILRGCISLLYTHTRWLVNITHLTSLCFPSFGPFVLMNHYSVMPRLSLVWIRNKTC